One Geitlerinema sp. PCC 9228 DNA segment encodes these proteins:
- a CDS encoding DUF6464 family protein, with the protein MLAMWELLFILVLGFMPPLLSLWVTYKTRERLLERVRIAQDTAPPWRGNSQAAFPTPYLASSLHYQSGIGYVIGDTSCAFNARSPHLRCAVNPSGPCTDCRFYEPIDKWNNQDE; encoded by the coding sequence ATGCTAGCTATGTGGGAATTGCTTTTTATTTTGGTTTTGGGATTCATGCCTCCGTTGCTGTCTTTGTGGGTGACCTACAAAACCCGAGAACGCTTGCTGGAGCGGGTTCGGATTGCCCAAGATACCGCCCCTCCCTGGCGCGGTAACAGCCAAGCGGCTTTCCCAACCCCCTACCTTGCTTCGTCGCTGCACTATCAATCTGGTATTGGCTACGTCATTGGCGACACTTCCTGTGCTTTCAATGCGCGATCGCCCCATTTGCGCTGTGCGGTGAATCCCAGCGGACCTTGTACGGATTGTCGTTTTTACGAACCTATTGACAAATGGAACAACCAGGATGAATAA
- a CDS encoding aspartyl/asparaginyl beta-hydroxylase domain-containing protein, producing the protein MSIYQSRAFQKLEELVAQHSRVGDSVFFDKDQFPWAQKLEDNWQVIRQEAEQVLQYVDKLPNYQDISQRQRRISNNDLWKTYFFYAFGMKATKNCDRCPQTAKLLEDIPGLKVAFFSILAPGKHIPKHRGKLKNLIRYHLGVIVPEPKEKCGIQVNNEVAHWEEGKSLIFDDTFYHEAWNQTDGYRVVLFLDIARPLRFPMSLVSWLAFNLLIASPVVQDAKKNYETWEKWFEEIEGKSPS; encoded by the coding sequence ATGAGTATCTATCAAAGTCGTGCTTTCCAAAAATTAGAAGAATTGGTGGCGCAGCACTCCCGAGTGGGAGATAGCGTTTTTTTTGACAAAGACCAATTCCCCTGGGCACAAAAGTTAGAAGACAACTGGCAGGTGATTCGCCAGGAAGCAGAACAGGTGCTTCAGTATGTAGACAAACTTCCCAACTACCAGGATATTTCCCAACGCCAGCGTCGCATCAGCAACAACGACCTCTGGAAAACCTACTTTTTTTATGCCTTTGGCATGAAAGCCACCAAAAACTGCGATCGCTGCCCGCAAACCGCCAAACTCCTCGAAGATATTCCGGGATTAAAAGTAGCATTTTTCTCGATTTTAGCCCCTGGCAAACACATTCCCAAACACCGGGGGAAACTAAAAAATTTAATTCGCTACCATTTGGGGGTTATCGTACCGGAACCCAAAGAAAAATGTGGTATCCAAGTCAATAACGAAGTTGCCCATTGGGAAGAAGGAAAAAGTTTAATTTTTGACGATACGTTTTACCACGAAGCCTGGAACCAAACCGATGGATATCGCGTAGTTTTATTTTTAGATATTGCCAGACCGTTGCGTTTTCCCATGTCGTTGGTTAGCTGGCTGGCGTTTAATTTATTAATTGCCTCTCCCGTAGTGCAAGACGCCAAGAAAAATTACGAAACGTGGGAAAAATGGTTTGAAGAAATCGAAGGAAAATCCCCATCCTAG
- the rsmD gene encoding 16S rRNA (guanine(966)-N(2))-methyltransferase RsmD, with product MRIYGNRKLKTIPGQQVRPTAAKVREAVFNIWQDRVVGCCWLDLCAGNGSMGAEALCRGARWVVGIEKWGKACQTVKQNWQQVAPAGSQFEVIRGNVVAKLPQLAGTSFDLIYFDPPYRENLYQPVLQAIATHHLLAAGGELAVESDGELSFGGWLPETLAVCRQRVYGDTTVSFFQPVAMGKEA from the coding sequence ATGAGAATTTACGGCAATCGCAAATTAAAAACCATTCCCGGACAACAAGTACGTCCCACCGCTGCTAAAGTTAGAGAAGCTGTGTTTAACATCTGGCAAGATCGGGTTGTGGGATGTTGCTGGTTGGATTTGTGCGCTGGAAACGGTTCCATGGGGGCAGAAGCTTTGTGTCGTGGCGCTCGATGGGTGGTAGGCATTGAAAAATGGGGCAAGGCTTGCCAAACGGTGAAGCAAAACTGGCAACAGGTAGCGCCTGCGGGCAGCCAATTTGAGGTAATTCGGGGCAATGTGGTAGCGAAGTTGCCGCAACTGGCAGGAACCTCCTTTGACCTAATCTATTTCGATCCTCCCTATCGAGAAAATTTATACCAGCCGGTTTTACAAGCGATCGCTACTCACCACCTCCTCGCTGCCGGTGGAGAACTCGCCGTGGAGAGCGATGGCGAGCTAAGCTTTGGTGGTTGGTTGCCGGAAACGTTGGCGGTTTGCCGGCAAAGAGTGTACGGAGATACCACGGTCAGCTTTTTCCAACCGGTCGCGATGGGAAAGGAGGCTTGA
- the petG gene encoding cytochrome b6-f complex subunit PetG gives MVEPLLSGIVLGLILITLAGLFVKAYQDYQRDNPLER, from the coding sequence ATGGTAGAACCTCTTCTATCCGGTATTGTTTTGGGCTTGATTTTGATTACCCTAGCCGGTTTGTTTGTCAAAGCCTACCAAGACTACCAACGCGACAATCCTCTGGAACGCTAA
- a CDS encoding cytochrome c, whose amino-acid sequence MNKPSIQTETENQLPATVAIALIVVGAIAVIVFGIYQIQTSDPYIESVLATEGDPMRGHAIFQMNCAGCHGWRKDGRVGPSLEGVSERKSDKEIIHQVISGETPPMPQFQPKPQDMADLLSYLKKQ is encoded by the coding sequence TTGAATAAACCATCGATCCAAACCGAGACGGAAAACCAGTTGCCTGCAACGGTCGCGATCGCTTTAATCGTGGTCGGTGCGATCGCTGTAATCGTGTTTGGCATTTACCAGATTCAAACCTCCGATCCTTATATAGAGAGCGTTCTAGCCACCGAGGGCGACCCCATGCGCGGTCATGCCATCTTTCAAATGAACTGTGCTGGCTGCCACGGTTGGCGCAAAGACGGTCGTGTGGGGCCTAGTTTGGAGGGCGTTTCCGAACGCAAATCCGACAAGGAGATTATCCACCAAGTCATCAGCGGCGAAACACCCCCCATGCCTCAATTTCAACCCAAACCCCAAGATATGGCCGATTTATTAAGTTATTTAAAGAAACAATAA
- a CDS encoding ABC transporter ATP-binding protein has translation MKKRFGATNYFQLLPYLKTQRKTIAQAFACTLAFTIFWPILASLAGRMASYIGAGDITAIAQLAGLAAIIFLVRGAVQYGQDALMAKAALAIAFDLRLKTYAHLSQLSLSYFSQTQTGDLSYRLTEDIDRIGEVINKVFHQFIPSILQLVVVLGYMFYINWQLTVATLVVAPLMATLIGYFGNQLLNFARRSQNRISNLSALLTESFNGISVIQGFNAQQYQLSRFAQEAERNRRTKYITEQLKAFQFVVVGFLEAVSVIFLFFLGGWQIAQNNLTASDFVSYVAAVALLIDPISITTNNYNEFKQGEASVDRIFELLAVPASVVEKPHAMELPTLSGKVEYNHVYFAYPHSNGNQAWVLEDLNLLALPGEIIALVGMSGAGKSTAMSLLSRFYDPTEGQILVDGIDIRDVTLGSLRRQIGIVPQDTILFSGTIADNIAFSQPERSLEEVKEAAKVANAHNFICQLPNGYYTWVGERGANLSGGQRQRIAIARAVLLDPRILILDEATSSLDSESEALVQQALERLIAGGEDSHHQSRTVFIIAHRLATVLRSDRILVLEKGKIVESGNHEELLRLQGRYARFCAQQFQTGG, from the coding sequence ATGAAAAAACGTTTCGGGGCAACCAACTATTTCCAACTGCTTCCCTATCTGAAAACCCAAAGAAAAACCATTGCCCAAGCCTTTGCCTGTACCCTGGCTTTTACCATATTTTGGCCGATTTTGGCTTCCCTCGCCGGGCGAATGGCCTCTTATATTGGCGCTGGCGATATTACCGCGATCGCGCAATTGGCCGGTTTGGCAGCTATAATTTTTTTAGTACGGGGTGCGGTACAATACGGGCAAGATGCTTTAATGGCCAAAGCTGCCCTCGCGATCGCCTTTGACCTGCGCCTGAAAACCTACGCCCATCTTTCCCAACTCAGCCTCAGCTACTTTTCCCAAACCCAAACCGGCGACCTCTCCTACCGCCTCACCGAAGACATCGACCGCATCGGCGAAGTCATCAACAAAGTGTTCCATCAATTTATCCCTTCCATCCTGCAACTGGTGGTGGTTTTGGGATATATGTTCTATATCAACTGGCAGCTAACCGTCGCTACCCTCGTTGTTGCCCCCCTCATGGCAACTCTCATCGGATATTTTGGCAACCAGCTACTCAATTTTGCCCGCCGCAGCCAAAACCGCATTTCCAATCTCTCCGCATTGCTAACGGAATCCTTCAACGGTATTTCGGTCATTCAAGGATTTAATGCCCAACAGTACCAACTTTCTCGGTTTGCCCAAGAAGCAGAACGCAACCGCCGTACCAAATATATCACCGAACAGCTCAAAGCCTTTCAATTTGTCGTAGTGGGCTTTCTGGAAGCGGTGAGCGTCATTTTTCTATTTTTCTTGGGAGGATGGCAAATTGCCCAAAACAACCTCACCGCCAGCGATTTTGTGAGCTACGTAGCAGCGGTGGCATTGCTCATCGACCCCATTTCCATTACCACCAACAACTACAACGAGTTTAAACAGGGGGAAGCGTCGGTAGACCGGATTTTTGAACTGCTGGCGGTGCCGGCTTCGGTGGTGGAAAAACCCCATGCCATGGAACTACCAACCCTCTCTGGGAAAGTGGAATACAATCACGTGTATTTTGCCTATCCCCACAGCAACGGCAACCAGGCGTGGGTTTTGGAAGACCTGAATTTATTGGCATTGCCGGGGGAAATTATTGCTTTGGTAGGGATGAGTGGCGCTGGCAAAAGTACGGCGATGAGTTTGCTTAGCCGGTTTTACGACCCCACGGAGGGTCAGATTTTGGTGGATGGCATCGATATTCGCGATGTCACCCTCGGCAGTCTCCGCCGTCAAATTGGGATTGTGCCCCAGGATACGATTCTGTTTTCTGGTACGATCGCGGATAATATCGCTTTTTCCCAGCCAGAGCGTTCTCTGGAGGAAGTGAAGGAGGCGGCGAAAGTTGCCAATGCCCACAATTTTATTTGTCAGCTGCCTAATGGTTACTATACCTGGGTGGGAGAACGCGGTGCCAATTTATCGGGGGGTCAGCGACAGCGCATTGCTATTGCTAGGGCGGTGTTGCTCGATCCGCGCATTTTAATTCTTGACGAAGCCACTTCTTCGTTGGATTCGGAGTCGGAAGCGTTGGTACAGCAAGCTTTGGAACGGTTGATTGCTGGCGGGGAAGATTCCCATCACCAATCCCGTACGGTGTTTATTATTGCCCATCGTTTGGCAACTGTGTTGCGCAGCGATCGCATTTTGGTTTTGGAAAAAGGGAAAATTGTGGAATCGGGCAATCACGAGGAATTGCTACGGTTGCAGGGTCGCTATGCTCGGTTTTGCGCCCAACAGTTTCAAACTGGTGGATAG
- a CDS encoding M48 family metallopeptidase: MKLIRTSLAITFGSLLSLEMAIPVAIAEPSTTETSSESDESSSATTEENQQQNQSSSSSEPEASPTPEEEPEDTSETDSESDSLEAASPPHFSRLAEADRLYLAGNTEAAEKIYREVKPAFAEEAENYTDRPEPYSDPEKLSPAGKVYWRQAKAGWEQNLQTKILVPLELLVKEVPEFIPGHIRYAEALKKYERPEEAALVLEQAMQEYSDQPQLVKATVKTFAENERWLDASIAARQFALLYPEHPQAEEFKQLAEVHYKNFRSDLRDELTGNAIATAITGALSVAVTGSPFAALPAVDSTLLLLRGEEALGRRASKAIRDNLPMVEDEKVTSYVQNMGEELATYTGRDFEYEFHVISNKDLNAFALPGGKIFINAGAILETDSEAELAGLLAHELAHTVLSHGFQQATRNNLISGVARFVPFGNIVSNLLALDYSRDQERQADIFGTRLLANTKYAADGLRDVMATLYELKASKGSPPTFFSTHPDTGNRVRYLESLILRYGYNRYAYEGVESHAEVQNRVKELLEETENEEKEEEDREDEEPEQELLDREIERWRE; this comes from the coding sequence ATGAAACTTATACGTACTTCTCTAGCAATCACATTTGGCAGCCTTCTGTCTCTAGAAATGGCGATTCCCGTAGCGATCGCGGAACCATCGACAACAGAAACCAGTTCCGAATCCGACGAATCCTCCTCAGCTACCACAGAAGAAAACCAACAGCAAAATCAATCCTCATCCTCTAGCGAACCAGAAGCTTCCCCAACGCCAGAGGAGGAACCGGAAGACACTTCGGAAACAGACTCAGAAAGCGACTCCTTAGAAGCCGCTTCGCCACCGCACTTTTCCAGATTGGCAGAAGCCGATCGCTTGTATCTAGCTGGCAATACCGAAGCCGCCGAAAAAATCTATCGAGAAGTCAAGCCAGCCTTTGCTGAAGAAGCGGAAAATTATACCGACCGACCCGAACCCTACAGCGACCCAGAAAAACTCTCCCCCGCCGGCAAAGTCTACTGGCGGCAAGCCAAAGCCGGTTGGGAACAAAACCTTCAAACCAAAATTCTCGTACCGCTAGAATTACTTGTCAAAGAAGTACCCGAATTTATTCCCGGTCACATTCGCTACGCCGAAGCACTCAAAAAATACGAACGCCCCGAAGAAGCGGCTTTGGTCTTAGAACAAGCCATGCAGGAGTATTCCGACCAACCGCAACTGGTCAAAGCCACCGTCAAAACCTTTGCCGAAAACGAACGTTGGTTGGATGCTTCCATTGCCGCCAGACAGTTTGCCCTGCTTTATCCCGAACACCCACAAGCTGAAGAATTTAAACAACTAGCCGAAGTTCACTATAAAAACTTCCGTAGCGACTTGCGTGACGAACTGACCGGAAACGCGATCGCGACAGCCATTACAGGTGCCCTCTCCGTTGCCGTCACCGGTAGCCCTTTTGCCGCCTTACCAGCGGTGGATAGCACATTGCTGCTGCTGCGGGGAGAAGAAGCATTGGGTCGTCGTGCCAGCAAAGCTATCCGCGATAACTTGCCCATGGTAGAAGATGAAAAAGTAACCAGTTACGTACAAAACATGGGAGAGGAGCTAGCTACTTACACGGGGCGGGATTTTGAATATGAATTCCATGTTATATCAAATAAAGATCTCAACGCCTTTGCCCTTCCCGGCGGTAAAATCTTCATCAACGCTGGCGCTATTTTAGAAACTGACTCCGAGGCGGAACTAGCCGGTTTGCTGGCGCACGAACTCGCTCACACAGTTTTGTCTCACGGTTTCCAACAAGCCACCCGAAATAACTTGATTTCCGGCGTTGCTCGATTTGTTCCCTTTGGCAATATCGTTTCTAACTTACTGGCACTCGACTACAGCCGCGACCAAGAACGACAAGCGGATATTTTCGGTACTCGTTTGCTTGCCAATACCAAATACGCGGCGGATGGTTTGCGGGATGTGATGGCAACGCTTTACGAACTGAAAGCTTCCAAAGGGTCGCCGCCGACGTTCTTTTCCACCCACCCAGACACGGGAAATCGGGTTCGCTATCTGGAAAGCTTGATTCTTCGCTACGGTTACAACCGCTATGCCTATGAAGGTGTCGAATCCCATGCGGAAGTTCAAAATCGGGTGAAGGAGTTGCTGGAAGAAACTGAGAACGAGGAAAAAGAGGAAGAGGATCGAGAAGACGAAGAACCAGAGCAAGAGTTGTTAGATAGGGAAATTGAGAGATGGAGAGAATGA
- a CDS encoding excalibur calcium-binding domain-containing protein produces the protein MSLQRFLATFLAGLLVGFAIAMPGASAGSSLDISSTNVAQTNFFQQTSRSDRGSSGNPQQKSDRSSRSKSKLDNLPACASTDCNCSDFRTQQQAQRVLEAFSGDPHRLDGDKDGVACERLP, from the coding sequence ATGAGCTTGCAACGGTTTCTAGCAACTTTTTTGGCAGGATTGCTGGTTGGTTTTGCGATCGCGATGCCAGGCGCATCTGCTGGCAGTTCCTTAGATATTTCTTCTACCAACGTAGCTCAAACCAATTTTTTCCAGCAAACTTCCAGAAGCGATCGCGGTTCTTCTGGCAATCCACAACAGAAAAGCGATCGGAGTAGCCGCAGCAAATCTAAATTAGATAATTTGCCAGCTTGCGCATCTACCGACTGCAATTGCTCGGATTTTCGCACCCAACAACAAGCACAGCGGGTTTTAGAAGCATTTTCCGGCGATCCCCACCGCCTCGATGGCGATAAAGACGGCGTTGCTTGCGAACGTTTGCCATAA
- a CDS encoding RNA-guided endonuclease TnpB family protein, which produces MAKTYTAQINRLPDDAELSAALEYLCRESNKLYNCTTYLARQLYFKAGKFSNGRWLSTQMKRNPHMKALYTSAAQQTCISVGEAFKGFKELLDLWDRGELEKKPKVPNYRKSDGLFQISYPKKWLRLTAKGVRVPMGTACQVWFQLPEIFIPFPTNLDWSDVKELQIVPRAGYFDAVWIGKGQPVSDYALDPNRVLSIDHGLDNWLTCVDSQADSFIIDGKHVKALNQWYNKRVATIKEGKDKDFWCSLLDRITGKRNRQMRDAVNKAARTVINYCLENGVGTLVFGWNKGQKNGSNMGRKNNQKFVQVPTARLKKRIEQMCELYGIEFIEQEESCTSRASALDLDEIPVYGEKPEGWESSGKRVKRGLYQSADGTVVNADCNGAYNIGRKAQVIGMQCKPTRGQLTSPRRLFLWSRPVSRVAEVLKLVKFTEESPSL; this is translated from the coding sequence ATGGCTAAAACATATACGGCTCAAATTAATCGGTTGCCAGATGACGCTGAACTCAGCGCAGCATTAGAGTACCTGTGCAGAGAATCCAACAAGCTCTATAACTGCACGACGTATCTCGCTCGCCAGCTTTATTTTAAGGCGGGCAAGTTCTCTAATGGTCGGTGGCTGTCTACCCAGATGAAGCGCAACCCCCACATGAAAGCGTTGTATACCAGTGCAGCGCAACAGACCTGTATTAGCGTTGGCGAAGCATTTAAGGGGTTCAAGGAACTTCTAGATTTGTGGGATCGGGGAGAGCTGGAGAAAAAGCCAAAGGTACCCAATTACCGCAAGTCTGACGGACTGTTTCAGATCTCGTACCCCAAGAAGTGGCTAAGACTTACTGCTAAAGGAGTTAGGGTGCCAATGGGAACCGCCTGTCAGGTTTGGTTTCAGCTCCCTGAAATCTTCATCCCTTTCCCAACTAACCTAGATTGGTCTGATGTTAAAGAACTTCAGATCGTCCCCCGTGCTGGTTATTTCGATGCGGTATGGATCGGCAAAGGGCAACCAGTTTCAGACTATGCGTTAGACCCTAACCGAGTGCTGTCAATTGATCATGGGCTCGATAACTGGCTGACCTGCGTTGACTCTCAAGCTGATAGCTTTATTATTGACGGCAAGCACGTTAAGGCTCTTAACCAGTGGTATAACAAGCGTGTTGCCACGATTAAAGAGGGGAAGGATAAAGACTTCTGGTGTAGTCTGCTCGACCGTATCACAGGTAAGCGTAACCGCCAAATGCGAGACGCAGTAAACAAAGCGGCTCGAACCGTTATCAACTACTGTCTTGAGAACGGTGTAGGTACGTTGGTTTTTGGCTGGAACAAGGGTCAAAAGAACGGCTCAAATATGGGTCGAAAGAATAATCAAAAGTTTGTTCAAGTACCGACTGCTCGGCTAAAGAAGCGTATCGAACAGATGTGTGAACTCTACGGTATTGAGTTCATAGAGCAAGAGGAAAGTTGTACCTCAAGAGCCAGTGCGTTAGACCTAGATGAGATCCCCGTTTACGGTGAAAAACCCGAAGGTTGGGAGTCATCAGGGAAGCGTGTAAAGCGTGGTCTGTATCAGTCCGCAGATGGTACTGTGGTAAACGCGGATTGTAATGGAGCCTATAATATAGGTCGTAAAGCGCAAGTAATCGGAATGCAATGCAAACCGACTAGAGGGCAATTGACTAGCCCTAGGCGTCTGTTTCTCTGGAGTCGTCCCGTCTCTAGGGTAGCAGAAGTGCTGAAACTCGTGAAATTTACCGAGGAATCCCCGTCTCTTTAG
- a CDS encoding DUF1499 domain-containing protein: MSAAKAAASDLGGESAIASIFSFSGERPDNLGVKNGKLTPCPSSPNCVSSQSKDETHAIEPFTYKSSGEEAFNRLKNIIEKLENAEIIETKDNYLYAEFTTQIMGFVDDVEFYNDPENKTIHVRSASRLGESDLGKNRDRVEKIRAAFEAAEPSVG, from the coding sequence ATGTCTGCTGCAAAAGCGGCTGCTAGCGATTTGGGCGGTGAAAGCGCGATCGCGAGTATTTTCTCGTTTTCTGGGGAAAGACCGGATAATTTAGGGGTAAAAAACGGCAAATTGACGCCTTGTCCCAGTTCTCCCAATTGCGTTTCCAGTCAAAGCAAAGACGAAACCCATGCCATCGAACCTTTCACCTATAAATCCTCTGGTGAAGAAGCGTTTAATCGGCTTAAAAATATTATCGAAAAACTAGAAAATGCTGAAATTATCGAAACCAAAGATAATTATCTTTACGCGGAGTTTACCACCCAAATTATGGGATTTGTGGATGATGTAGAATTCTACAACGACCCGGAAAATAAAACCATTCACGTGCGTTCGGCTTCCCGTTTGGGCGAATCGGATTTAGGCAAAAATCGCGATCGCGTGGAGAAAATTCGCGCCGCTTTTGAAGCTGCCGAACCTTCGGTAGGCTAA
- a CDS encoding C2 family cysteine protease: protein MIAPVTDPQAANVALAQNSAVINPYALAELIAGRRLQWKQMSHPTQVLEDLLQTPYEELFDPKFQGPLYVGLQLNEKLQLEPVRSPLLDLELQLDTNDLEDALSLDPSQIAKLGDLGPRLQVEDVGTIEVKRAEMVGDYFMKLTIRKPESDRLQRLSRVLSKDIVRAISPDPQTSSKSKEWTPPNGTWSDPGRFFNEATEFFDPIQGAVANCYYIAALSAVAWAKPYQIAHLTRATGLSQQNFTNLIRFYQPDSNGTVDKEIEVTDSVPLNSSSGNFIYARSSETGEIWPAVYEKAYAKYKTNTSSDRPDITATAWGDCVRATAELTGGKRFYYSTNSMSADELWSLVRANSRSRRTFNPMTCWTYSTDSAADQDLNYSDANIVASHCYTVMGWDYRNEKKYIILRNPWGVTEATVQTLDSTVWLYDISWWRPINLTLTDGTFAIEASAFKKYYAGIGVVK, encoded by the coding sequence ATGATAGCCCCAGTTACCGATCCCCAAGCTGCCAACGTAGCTTTAGCCCAGAATTCCGCTGTTATCAATCCCTACGCCCTAGCAGAATTGATTGCCGGTCGGCGTTTGCAGTGGAAACAAATGTCCCATCCCACCCAAGTTTTAGAAGACCTACTACAAACTCCCTACGAAGAACTGTTCGACCCGAAATTTCAAGGGCCTTTGTACGTGGGATTGCAATTGAACGAGAAGCTACAATTAGAACCAGTGCGATCGCCCTTACTCGATTTAGAACTGCAACTCGATACCAACGATTTGGAAGATGCCCTATCTCTCGACCCCAGTCAAATTGCCAAGTTAGGGGATTTGGGACCGCGCTTGCAAGTGGAAGATGTGGGCACCATTGAAGTCAAACGCGCGGAAATGGTGGGAGATTATTTCATGAAACTCACCATACGCAAACCAGAAAGCGATCGCTTGCAACGGCTGTCGCGGGTTCTCTCGAAAGATATTGTCCGAGCAATCTCTCCCGACCCGCAAACCAGCAGCAAATCCAAAGAATGGACCCCACCCAACGGTACTTGGAGCGACCCCGGACGATTTTTTAACGAAGCCACCGAATTTTTTGACCCCATTCAAGGTGCCGTTGCCAACTGTTACTACATTGCTGCTCTATCTGCTGTTGCTTGGGCGAAACCGTATCAAATTGCCCATTTAACCCGCGCCACTGGATTGAGCCAGCAAAATTTTACCAATTTAATTCGTTTTTACCAACCTGATAGCAATGGTACGGTAGATAAAGAAATTGAAGTCACCGATTCTGTACCTCTCAATAGTTCTTCCGGGAATTTTATTTACGCGCGTTCCAGCGAAACTGGCGAAATCTGGCCCGCTGTTTACGAAAAAGCTTACGCCAAATACAAAACCAACACCAGTAGCGATCGCCCTGACATCACCGCCACCGCCTGGGGAGACTGCGTCCGCGCCACCGCCGAACTCACGGGTGGAAAGCGGTTCTACTACAGCACCAACAGTATGTCTGCCGACGAACTGTGGAGTTTAGTACGTGCCAACTCCCGCAGTCGCCGTACATTTAACCCCATGACCTGCTGGACTTATTCTACCGATAGCGCTGCCGACCAAGACCTCAACTACAGCGATGCCAATATTGTCGCTTCTCACTGCTATACAGTTATGGGATGGGATTATCGCAACGAGAAAAAATACATTATCTTGCGCAACCCTTGGGGCGTCACCGAAGCCACCGTACAAACCTTAGATAGCACTGTCTGGCTGTACGACATTAGCTGGTGGCGACCGATTAATCTCACCCTCACCGACGGCACGTTTGCCATTGAAGCTTCTGCATTCAAGAAATACTACGCTGGTATAGGGGTGGTCAAATAG
- the ruvC gene encoding crossover junction endodeoxyribonuclease RuvC: MEKRILGLDPGLATLGFGAIDISESQKQSATVVDFGIIQTPAKTELPQRLQTLYEDLHDLMKQFQPQFVAVEKLFFYRMGNTILVAQARGIIMLVLAQHNLNFVEFIPGTVKQTLTGYGNAEKEEVQDAVARELQLDSIPKPDDAADALALAVTAWLHL; the protein is encoded by the coding sequence ATGGAAAAACGGATTTTGGGATTAGACCCGGGACTTGCAACATTAGGATTTGGTGCCATTGATATTAGCGAAAGCCAAAAGCAAAGCGCTACCGTCGTAGATTTTGGCATTATCCAAACCCCCGCGAAAACGGAACTGCCCCAACGGTTGCAAACTCTCTACGAAGATTTGCACGACCTCATGAAACAATTCCAACCGCAGTTCGTGGCGGTGGAGAAATTATTTTTCTATCGCATGGGCAATACCATTTTGGTAGCTCAAGCCCGGGGAATTATTATGCTCGTTTTAGCACAACACAATTTGAACTTTGTTGAATTTATCCCCGGTACGGTGAAGCAAACGCTAACGGGATACGGCAATGCCGAAAAAGAAGAAGTTCAAGATGCGGTAGCGCGGGAATTGCAGCTAGATAGCATTCCCAAACCCGACGATGCGGCGGATGCGTTGGCACTGGCGGTAACTGCTTGGTTGCATTTGTAA